The nucleotide sequence TGCGGGACAGCCACGCCCGCGCGGTCGTGCGGTGCTCGTGCCGGACGACGACGGTCGGGTCGTAGCGCACGTCGTGGTGGCGGGCGACCCGCCACACGAGGTCGACGTCCTCGGCCACCTCGAGCGACTCGTCGAAGCCGTCACCCAGGGCCTCCCGCCGGGCGAGGAGGACCGCGCTCGGCACGTAGGACACCCGCCCGTGCGGGTGCACGCGTGCCGGGGAGGCGCCGAGGTCGAGGGAGGAGCGGGCGGCCTCGTAGCGGGCGAGCACGCCGCGGCCCTCGTCCAGCCCGAGGACCCGGGGCGCCGCGAGAGCGACCCCCGGGTCCTCGAGGTGGCGTCGGAGGGCCGCGAGGGAGGCGGCGTCGAGGACGACGTCGGAGTCGACGAACGCGACGACGTCGGTGGTCGCGACCCGCAGCCCGGTGTTGCGGGCGGCCGCCGGGCCCCGGCGCTCGGGGTGGCGGACGTAGCGCGCCCCCCGGCGTCGGCAGACCTCGACGATCGCGGCCGGGTCGGTGGAGCCGTCGTCGACGACCACGACGGTCGTCCCCGGGAGCCCGCCGAGCAGCCGGTCCAGCGCGGCCGGGCGGTCGAGGACCGGCACGACGACCGTGACGTCCCCGGTGGTCGACGACGGACGGCTCCCGTTCCACCACGGGTGCGCGAGACCGCGGTCCAGCAGCATCCGGGCGACGCGTGCGGAGGTGGGGTCGTCGACGCGCAGCACGCCGGCGTCGTCGATGCGTCGCAGGGCGGCCGGGCGCAGGTGCACGAGGCGCCCCGAGGAGCCGCCGAACAGCGTGCGCCCGTCGTCGCAGCGGTGGGCGTCGTCGGCGAGACGCACCCGGAAGCCGTGGGGGAGGTCAGCCACGGCCGGACCCCCCGCCCGCGTCGAGGACGGCCCCGTGCAGCACGGTGCCGGCGCTCGCCGCGAGCTCGACGACGGCGGCGACCTCGTCGGGGTCGAGCGGGCGCCGCGCCGCCTGGTGCTCGGTCAGGGACCGGACGTCGTCGAGGCCGTAGAGGCGGGCGGTGGCGGCGAGCATCGGGGAGCCGGTCGCGCCGGGGGCGACGCCAAC is from Arthrobacter sp. NEB 688 and encodes:
- the mftF gene encoding mycofactocin biosynthesis glycosyltransferase MftF (Members of this protein family, MftF, are glycosyltransferases, members of PF00535 (glycosyl transferase family 2). The encoding gene is found as part of the mycofactocin cassette, in Mycobacterium tuberculosis, many other Actinobacteria, and occasional members of other lineages. Mycofactocin itself, a putative redox carrier, is a heavily modified derivative of the C-terminal Val-Tyr dipeptide of the mycofactocin precursor MftA (TIGR03969).); protein product: MADLPHGFRVRLADDAHRCDDGRTLFGGSSGRLVHLRPAALRRIDDAGVLRVDDPTSARVARMLLDRGLAHPWWNGSRPSSTTGDVTVVVPVLDRPAALDRLLGGLPGTTVVVVDDGSTDPAAIVEVCRRRGARYVRHPERRGPAAARNTGLRVATTDVVAFVDSDVVLDAASLAALRRHLEDPGVALAAPRVLGLDEGRGVLARYEAARSSLDLGASPARVHPHGRVSYVPSAVLLARREALGDGFDESLEVAEDVDLVWRVARHHDVRYDPTVVVRHEHRTTARAWLSRKAFYGTGAALLAARHGEAVAPAVLAPWTAVLAGALLAQRRWSIPAAVAASAVAQVTLARRLRGSDHPHRAAAAVLGVALHATLTQTTALVVRHHWPVTAALVPFSRRARRVALAAAVLDGVLDHRRVRPDLDVLRYTALRRAEDLAYGAGLWRGCLRARSPRALLPVLRPRPAPPTTHPER